A part of Coturnix japonica isolate 7356 unplaced genomic scaffold, Coturnix japonica 2.1 chrUnrandom461, whole genome shotgun sequence genomic DNA contains:
- the BRD4 gene encoding bromodomain-containing protein 4 isoform X4 — MAMYPTRVSGEECNGINSMSAESGPGTRLRNLPVMGDGLEATQMSTAQAQAQPQQGSTVGVNPPPPETSNPNKPKRQTNQLQYLLKVVLKTLWKHQFAWPFQQPVDAVKLNLPDYYKIIKTPMDMGTIKKRLENNYYWNAQECIQDFNTMFTNCYIYNKPGDDIVLMAEALEKLFLQKISEMTQEETEIVIAQTKGRGRARKEAVTSKPGSSTVQNTTQASSPAQTQAPQQNLQAAQTTHSFPSVTPDLIVPTPVMTMVPPQPPVPPPPAPQAPAPPAPTPQPIQPHPPVIPTPAQPVKTKKGVKRKADTTTPTTIDPIHESSSLPTEPKSTKLGPRRESSRPVKPPKKDVPDSQQHMVEKSSKVSEQLKYCSGIIKEMLSKKHAAYAWPFYKPVDAEALGLHDYCDIIKHPMDLSTIKSKLENREYRDAQEFAADVRLMFSNCYKYNPADHEVVAMARKLQDVFEMRFAKMPDEPEEPVIPASSPVVVPPPTKVVPPSSSDSSSDSSSDSDSSSDDSEEERAQRLAELQEQLKAVHEQLAALSQPQQNKPKKKEKDKKEKKKEKHKKKEELEDSKKSKAKEPPSKKAKKSNSNSSTSSSKKEPVTVKNSKPPPAYESEEEEKCKPMSYEEKRQLSLDINKLPGEKLGRVVHIIQSREPSLKNSNPDEIEIDFETLKPSTLRELERYVTSCLRKKRKPQAEKVDVIAGSSKMKGFSSSESESTSESSSSDSEDSETEMAPKLKKKGHSGREQKKHHHHHHQTVQQQQQQQQPPPPPQPPQQPPPPPPQQLQPQQLQPQPPPPPPVPPQAPPPMKSSPPPFVPAQVPVMEHPLPGNMFDTMPHFTQPIMHLPQPEMPPHLPQPPEHSTPPHLNQHAVVSPPGHLREAPSPLMMHSPQMPPFQGLVHQSPPQQNIQPKKQEMRSASVVQSQPMVVKEEKMHSPVIRNETFSPPLRQDPPKHPESIKPPTHIPQRTEMKPMEGGRPVIRPPEQNAPPPGVQDKERQKQEPKTPVAPKKVSLFPK, encoded by the exons ATGGCAATGTATCCTACAAG GGTGTCTGGTGAGGAATGCAATGGGATCAATAGCATGTCTGCAGAGAGCGGCCCCGGGACGAGACTGAGAAATCTGCCAGTGATGGGTGACGGCCTGGAAGCCACCCAGATGTCGACAGCGCAGGCGCAGGCGCAACCCCAGCAAGGCAGCACCGTCGGCGTCAACCCTCCCCCTCCAGAGACCTCCAACCCTAACAAACCCAAGCGGCAGACCAACCAGCTGCAATACCTGCTCAAAGTGGTGCTCAAAACGCTATGGAAGCACCAGTTTGCGTGGCCTTTCCAGCAGCCCGTGGATGCTGTCAAACTGAACCTCCCC GATTATTATAAGATAATTAAAACGCCGATGGACATGGGAACAATAAAGAAACGCTTGGAGAATAACTACTACTGGAATGCTCAAGAATGTATCCAGGACTTTAACACGATGTTTACAAACTGTTACATCTACAATAAG CCAGGAGATGACATAGTCTTAATGGCAGAAGCTCTAGAAAAGCTCTTCCTGCAGAAAATCTCCGAAATGACgcaggaagaaactgaaatcGTGATAGCCCAGACAAAAGGGAGAGGACGTGCACGGAAGGAAGCAG tgaCATCCAAGCCAGGATCATCCACGGTACAGAACACAACCCAGGCCTCGTCCCCAGCCCAGACTCAGGCCCCGCAGCAGAACCTCCAGGCCGCACAGACCAcccattccttcccttctgtcACCCCCGACCTCATCGTCCCGACGCCCGTGATGACGATGGTGCCTCCTCAGCCCCCAGTGCCACCTCCGCCGGCCCCACAGGCCCCAGCCCCACCGGCCCCGACCCCCCAACCCATCCAGCCTCACCCTCCCGTCATCCCCACGCCTGCTCAGCCCGTCAAG ACGAAAAAAGGagtgaagaggaaagcagaCACCACCACACCAACCACCATCGACCCGATCCACGAATCGTCCTCTTTGCCCACCGAACCCAAATCTACCAAGCTGGGCCCAAGGAGGGAAAGCAGCCGCCCGGTGAAGCCCCCAAAGAAGGACGTTCCGGATTCCCAACAACATATGGtagaaaagagcagcaaagtGTCAGAACAGCTGAAATATTGCAGTGGCATCATCAAAGAGATGCTTTCAAAGAAGCATGCAGCCTATGCGTGGCCCTTCTACAAGCCTGTTGATGCAGAAGCACTGGGGCTGCACGATTACTGCGATATCATTAAACATCCCATGGATCTGAGCACAATCAAA TCCAAACTGGAGAACAGGGAGTACAGAGATGCTCAGGAATTCGCTGCTGATGTGCGACTGATGTTTTCCAATTGCTACAAATACAACCCTGCTGACCACGAGGTGGTGGCCATGGCACGGAAGCTGCAG GACGTGTTTGAGATGCGCTTCGCTAAGATGCCGGATGAACCGGAGGAACCGGTGATCCCGGCCTCTTCTCCGGTGGTGGTACCACCTCCAACCAAAGTGGTTCCCCCTTCATCCAGCGACAGCAGCAGCGATAGCTCCTCCGACAGCGATAGCTCCTCCGATGACTCCGAGGAGGAGAGAGCTCAGCGGTTAGCAGAGCTCCAGGAGCAG CTGAAAGCAGTGCATGAACAGCTTGCAGCCCtgtcccagccccagcagaacaaaccaaagaaaaaagagaaggacaagaaggagaagaagaaggagaagcacaaaaagaaggaagagctggaagaCAGCAAGAAGAGTAAAGCCAAGGAACCGCCATCCAAGAAGGCCAAGAAaagtaacagcaacagcagtaCCTCCAG TAGTAAGAAGGAGCCTGTGACGGTGAAGAACAGCAAACCCCCTCCAGCCTACGAgtctgaggaggaggagaagtgTAAACCAATGTCCTATGAGGAGAAGAGGCAGCTGAGCCTGGACATTAACAAACTCCCTGGTGAAAAGCTGGGCCGAGTTGTCCACATCATCCAGTCGAGAGAACCCTCACTTAAAAACTCCAATCCCGATGAGATTGAAATTGACTTTGAGACATTAAAACCCTCCACGTTACGGGAGCTGGAGAGATACGTAACGTCGTGtttgaggaagaagaggaaaccTCAAG CAGAAAAGGTGGATGTAATTGCTGGCTCCTCTAAAATGAAGGGGTTCTCCTCCTCAGAGTCTGAGAGCACCAGCGAGTCCAGCTCCTCCGACAGTGAAGATTCAGAAACAG AAATGGCAccaaaactgaagaagaaagggCACTCTGGGCGAGAGCAGAAGAAG catcaccatcaccaccaccaaacggtgcaacagcagcaacaacaacaacagccgCCTCCACCACCGCAGCCCCCTCAGCagcccccaccaccaccaccgcAACAGCTGCAGCCGCAGcaactgcagccacagccaccGCCCCCACCCCCCGTCCCCCCGCAAGCTCCGCCACCGATGAAGTCCTCCCCACCTCCCTTCGTACCCGCACAGGTCCCCGTCATGGAGCACCCCCTCCCGGGGAACATGTTTGACACTATGCCGCATTTCACTCAGCCCATCATGCATCTCCCCCAACCCGAGATGCCTCCTCATCTTCCCCAACCGCCCGAGCACAGCACTCCTCCCCATCTGAACCAACATGCGGTGGTCTCGCCTCCAG GTCACTTGCGGGAAGCCCCTTCCCCTCTCATGATGCATTCCCCACAGATGCCGCCGTTCCAGGGCTTGGTCCACCAGTCGCCACCTCAACAAAAC ATCCAGCCAAAAAAA CAGGAGATGCGATCCGCCTCCGTCGTGCAATCGCAGCCCATGGTGGTGAAGGAGGAGAAGATGCATTCTCCCGTCATCCGCAACGAAACCTTCAGCCCCCCTTTGCGTCAGGACCCCCCGAAACACCCCGAGAGCATCAAACCCCCCACGCACATCCCGCAGA GGACGGAGATGAAGCCCATGGAGGGTGGGCGACCCGTCATCAGACCCCCAGAGCAGAACGCGCCGCCGCCGGGCGTGCAGGACAAGGAGAGGCAGAAACAGGAACCCAAAACGCCCGTCGCCCCTAAAAAGGTGAGTTTGTTCCCAAAATGA